TCGACAACCTGCGCGACTGGTGCATCTCGCGCCAGATCTGGTGGGGCCATCGCATTCCGGCGTGGTATCGCGGCCCGGAAGAGTTCTACGTGGGCCATCGCAAGCCCGAGGGCAAAGGTTGGGAACAAGATCCCGATACGCTCGACACCTGGTTCTCTTCCGCGTTGTGGACGTGGAGCACGCTGGTCGATGCCAAGCTGGCGGCGAACGACAATCTCACGCTGTCGCAGATTCTCGAGCGCAGCCCGGATTTCAAGCGTTTTCACCCGACTTCGGTGATGGAAACCGGCTACGACATTCTGTTCTTCTGGGTGGCGCGCATGATTTTGATGACGACCTACACCACCGGCCAGGTGCCGTTCCGCACGGTTTATTTGCACGGCATGGTGCTGGACAAGGACGGCGAGAAAATGTCGAAAACCAAGCCGGAAACCAGCATCGATCCACTGGAGGTGATCGAAGAGCACGGCGCGGATCCGCTGCGGCTGGCCATGATTCTGAGCAGCTCGGCCGGGCGCGACACACGACTCTCCAAAGAACAAATTATCGCGTGCAAACGCCTCGTGAATAAAATTTGGAATGCGGCAAAGTTAGTGGAGCGCAGCATTGCAGGCAAAACCAATAGCGCTTTGCCGGCGACGATCAAGCATCCGGTGAATCGCTGGATGTTGGCGCGCTTGAAAGCGTTGATCGAGCTCACCGACGCACGCCTTTCGACTTATTCTTTCAATGATGCCTCGGAAAATATTCGCATCTCGTTTTGGGGCGAATTTTGTGATTTTTATCTCGAAGCGATCAAACTCGAGCAACTAAAACAGCTCGCAGAAACGCCGGCGGTGTTGCTGCACACGTTCGAGCAATATTTGCGGCTGTTTCATCCGTTTATACCATTTGTCACCGAAGAAGTCTGGTCGCAATTGCAGCGGCCCGGCATGCTCATTCGCGCAGAATGGCCGGCGGCAAATGCGGCGCACGCGTGGCCGGAGGATGCCGAAGGCGTGGCCGCTGTGGTCCGTTTGCTCACGGAGATCCGGCGCATTCGTTCGGAGAAGGAGATTGAACAAAGCGCAAAAGTCGATGTCTTGATTCAGCCGCGCCTGTCTGTTGAGATTTTTGAAGCCTGCCGCGAGATTATTGCACGGCTAGCGCGGACAACCGATCCGGTGATCGAGGCTTCGCCGCGGCAATCGGCAACCGCCAAGCAAAATGCCGTGGTGGCCGTTGACTCCGCATTCACCGTGGCCGTAAGCTTGAGCCAGGCTGATGCCGAAGCCGAACGCGCACGCTTGACCAAACAGCTTGCCACTGAGCAGCAACGCCTGTCGCGCCTCGAGCAAAAGTTGCAAGACGAACGTTTTCTGCAGCAAGCCAAGCCGGAATTTGTGTTATCGACCAAAGCTGAAGCCGCCAAAGTGAGCGCGACGATTGTCTCGCTGCAGGAACGGTTGCATGCGCTGGCCTAAGCGAAAAACCTTATTCTTACACCGTACACTTTACACCTTTCACAAAAGTTGAACGTGTAAGGTGTAAAGTGAAAAAGCATGTTTTCTTTAGAAACTCTCAACGTCTTCAGGAACCCAATGTGTAATCGCAAATGTTTATGGCTTTTGATCGGAATTATTGCCACGAGTCTTCTCGCAGCTTCTTCCACCTTCAAAACGTTCTCAACACAGGAACAATTGGAAAAGGGCAAGGCGCAAGGCGTAGCCATTGACGCTCTGGGCCAACTCAAACTCGCGCCTGCCGCGCAGGAAATCTTTCGTGCCAGCGTGCCGGCAATTTGGAGCGCGGCCTCGGATAAACAAGGCAACTTTTATCTCGGCGCCGGCAATCCTGCGCTTGTGCTTCGTCTCGGCAACAATCTAAAAGCGGACACGGTTTTCGCCGGCAGTGAAGTCGCGGTGACGGCAATGGCGTTTGCTAACGGCGCGCTTTATTTTGCCACCTCTCCCGACGGCCAGATTTACAAATACTCTTCGGGCAGCAAAGCCCAGTTATTCCACAAGCCGCAGGCAAAATATGTTTGGGCGTTGGAGCCGGGAAAAGGCGGCGCCTTGTTCGTTGCCACCGGCGAACCTGGCCGCATTTTGCGGTTGTCGCCCACAGGCGAGGCCGAAGCGTTTTTTGAAACCGAGGAAACGCATCTGCGCTCGTTGTTGTGGGATAGCCACGCCGACGTGCTTTATGCCGGTTCGAGCGGCAACGGCTATGTGTACCGTTTGACTGCCGATAAGAGAGTAACGGTGTTGTATGACGCCCCGTCTGCGGAAATTCACAGCCTGGCGTTGCACACAAGCGGCGATCTTTATCTTGCCGGCGCAGCAGCCAGCGGCGCGGCGCTCTTTCTTCCCACCGCGCCCACGCCGGGCGCAACCCCGGCGGCCACGATTGTCGCCAGCGAAGAAGATGAGGAAAATGCGATTGTCATAACCGCGGGCGGTGAACCGGCGCTGGGCGCACCCGAGGCGATGTCTGCCGGCGCTACGCTGGGCGAGGGCGGGTTGGGCGCGATTTATCGCATTTCGCCCAGCGGCATTGCCAAAACCATCTGGTCGTCACGCGCCGAACGCGTGCATGCCATGCTGTTGACTTCGGTGTTTGCCACGAAAGACGAAGCCTTTCACGTGCTGGTTGGCACCGGCGATAAGGGCAAAGTATTCTTGTTGAATGAAGACGGCAGCCGCACGCTCTTGCTGGAATCCGAAGCCGGTCAGATCACGTCGTTCACGCCCGAGGGAAAAGATCAGATCAAACTAACCACGGCGAACCCCGGCACCGCCCAGCTTCTCCGGCAAGCGATGCGCGAACAGGGTGAGTATGTTTCGGAAGTAATCGATGCCTCTGCGCCGGCGCAATGGGGCGGCGTCAGTTGGCAAACGAATGCCGCCGCAGGCGTGAGCGTGCTGACGCGCAGCGGCAACACCGGCAAGCCGGACAAAACCTGGAGTGACTGGGTTGCCGTGCAGGGCGCGGGCGCAATTGCCAGTCCGGTTGCGCGTTTTTTGCAATGGAAAGTTGTGTTGCAGGGCAAAGCCGGGCAATCACCGGCGGTGAAAGACGTGCGCGTGTCTTACTTGCAAGCGAATATCGCCCCGGAGATCACACAAATTCGTATCTATGAGCCGGGCGAGGCGTTTCCCGATGCGCGGCAGAATTCCAATGATCATGCGGCCGAGAGCGACGGCGCCGGCTCGTCTGTCACGGCCTCGCCGGCTCCTTCGGCCGGGCGCAAAGTGACGCAAAAAGGCGCGCGTTCCATCGGCTGGAAAACACGCGACGACAACAAAGATCCGCTCGAATTTCACGTGGAGATTCGCGCCTGGGGCGAAGCAGCGTGGCGCGAGTTGATTAAGAAATATCGCGGCTCGGTTTATACGTT
This Cytophagia bacterium CHB2 DNA region includes the following protein-coding sequences:
- a CDS encoding valine--tRNA ligase; protein product: VIKKLQNEGSDDPGKILGREELVRRIIAYVDNSQATIRAQIRAMGSSCDWSRERYTMDEQLSRCVTAVFARMFRDGLIYRGPRIVNWDPALQTTVSDDEIDHVEREAKFYTMRYGPFLVGTSRPETKLGDTAVAVHPDDPRWQQYIGQTIEVPWPKGPTITIRVVAEPEFVDPQTGTGALGVTPGHSQVDFEIARKHGLPLIQVISEDGRMTEAAGPYAGMTVHECREAFVRDLQEAGLIEKIETYVQPISICHRSKQPIEPLPKAQWFIDVNKAAVPWRGKLLSLKQVMKAVVESGEIRIVPDHEEKKYFHWIDNLRDWCISRQIWWGHRIPAWYRGPEEFYVGHRKPEGKGWEQDPDTLDTWFSSALWTWSTLVDAKLAANDNLTLSQILERSPDFKRFHPTSVMETGYDILFFWVARMILMTTYTTGQVPFRTVYLHGMVLDKDGEKMSKTKPETSIDPLEVIEEHGADPLRLAMILSSSAGRDTRLSKEQIIACKRLVNKIWNAAKLVERSIAGKTNSALPATIKHPVNRWMLARLKALIELTDARLSTYSFNDASENIRISFWGEFCDFYLEAIKLEQLKQLAETPAVLLHTFEQYLRLFHPFIPFVTEEVWSQLQRPGMLIRAEWPAANAAHAWPEDAEGVAAVVRLLTEIRRIRSEKEIEQSAKVDVLIQPRLSVEIFEACREIIARLARTTDPVIEASPRQSATAKQNAVVAVDSAFTVAVSLSQADAEAERARLTKQLATEQQRLSRLEQKLQDERFLQQAKPEFVLSTKAEAAKVSATIVSLQERLHALA